Proteins encoded together in one Hylaeus volcanicus isolate JK05 chromosome 3, UHH_iyHylVolc1.0_haploid, whole genome shotgun sequence window:
- the LOC128873288 gene encoding guanine nucleotide exchange factor subunit Rich → MFFPIGWPRVLNTTEPEKITAVVCNRDKILFAVLTTDSLTIWYCKPCVPIIFIRRTADSLRKHGDNILVQWRPDSSMLVIATSDSYLLFYRLSDTSPEGRGLYEQRDSPVTSLKRDSAELFIKEVIPSLVLTFEKSAWIDGGISSLVCIRDELMVATKTSHIIRHKWDGTVNRDYSLDLRRIPFSIDQQISTVAIPLTENNVYVSDIEYSPLVGGFAIVLNTGKGAFLTAQSLKFDPNQVQGIWARDVDDATCAAVNHKYRLIAIGRQNSEGVVYYVDETTGGLEMSHTLSLSSKDYPGRPGRVRCLRWTPDSCAIALAWEGGGLAVWSTFGALLLCSLKWDYGLRVDLNHDNPLHIHTMEWSAEGYQLWMLRESPGPSLTEENGNEVANLRRSLIQLDFVKSPLTINPCMGHHGHLYLQGEDRLYLNLGGGVSTNTSTFHISSEIPNDSITQTLAGCKQWLVVPIPTAYSGSNWPIRYTAIDNEGMSIAVAGRTGLAHYSLPTRKWKLFGNETQERDFIVTGGLLWHQGFLIASSYSILDDKDEVRIYPRDTRLDNNYVRTVRMPSQVLLLNTLKDRLLTFCANAQISIYDMVLESNNDAGSIELIRLQTVDVSGLCVHPACVVSATLTTIRAETAGSHPHPESLLLNVSGRLLMVQREHCTDNPEVLYTCSAPTVLASYVENVWVPWRSRRDKPHLTEALWLFCGAHGMRVWLPLFPRNHQEKAHTFMSKRIMLPFHLRIYPLAILFEDAILLGAENDTVLFTSDTNSPFSLPFSLLELTSQVYLHQILRQLIHRNLGYHAWEIARSCSSLPYFPHSLELLLHEVLEEEATSKEPIPDAQLPSVVEFIREFPGVWARAVVQCARKTEIALWPYLFSVAGPPKKLLQDCLQRQQLDTAASYLIILQNLEPSTVSRQHATLLLDAALEQGRWELSKDLVRFLRAIDPNDVESPRTSWGGTSKLGVPPQTSSPPLSPHEDDLSLVLGTMQVSRSRSYSTTVTPKVQSDSAKDIAPSSMLEKTRNVVMRRKKSVSTSTSKVEKADNKEGSAEEFFIDVILQRHARRLLSAKRLSDLGRFAARLDFHLVTWFGRERDRAAKIDDYVAALKATHEDFAFAYPVLSLPSLQRFRRSSLTSLRSIRSVSLESPEDEPLNSSFAVDLPDSGYTSLPSGRPPYTTLISPVASLETQFPTAETKMTANMLHDANSVLSDSSTIWRDDTESIVGTGVGTVCWVSPEPVEQTEVHNISPCAPISRAEVQLRYLLQLFLEGGCLGWAAVLATILRDAPAMARTIRAAHAPMQTFDSVINLRDGLLTLTRWSHSECLGYRPFMSGIQVQISLLNRLVVIKQQQEQEQIPESPSPSPAPSAGSNQRGNLTRSRHSSISHASTTAPLEEDRSHELSLNVEEVAFRNSYSNLNSAENTSSQSTCVIS, encoded by the exons atgtTTTTCCCTATCGGATGGCCGCGGGTTCTGAATACGACAGAACCGGAGAAGATAACAGCAGTTGTTTGCAACAGGGACAAGATACTTTTTGCTGTCTTGACGACGGATTCTCTTACCATCTGGTATTGCAAG CCATGTGTGCCCATAATATTTATCAGAAGAACCGCAGATTCTTTACGGAAACACGGTGATAATATTCTGGTACAATGGAGACCAGACTCCAGTATGCTGGTCATAGCG ACATCGGATAgctatcttttattttatcgtctATCGGATACTAGTCCAGAAGGAAGAGGTCTTTATGAGCAAAGAGACTCTCCAGTTACCAGTTTAAAAAGAGACAGCGCTGAACTTTTTATCAAAGAAGTTATTCCTTCCTTGGTCTTGACATTT gaAAAATCTGCTTGGATAGATGGTGGTATCAGTTCATTAGTTTGTATACGTGATGAACTTATGGTAGCTACAAAGACCAGCCATATAATACGTCATAAATGGGATGGTACTGTAAACCGAGATTACTCTCTCGATTTAAGAAGAATACCATTTAGCATAGATCAACAAATATCTACTGTAGCCATACCTCTTACTGAAAACAATGTATATGTTAGCGATATTGAATACTCTCCTTTAGTTGGTGGATTTGCAATTGTTCTTAATACAGGCAAAGGAGCATTTCTTACAGCACAGTCGCTGAAATTTGATCCTAAT caaGTACAAGGAATTTGGGCTAGAGATGTCGATGATGCTACTTGTGCAGCTGTAAATCATAAATATCGTCTTATTGCAATTGGAAGGCAAAA TTCCGAAGGTGTAGTATATTATGTTGATGAAACAACAGGGGGACTAGAAATGTCCCATACCTTAAGCTTATCCTCAAAAGATTACCCGGGGAGACCAGGTCGTGTAAGGTGTTTAAGGTGGACTCCTGATAGTTGTGCCATCGCATTAGCTTGGGAAGGTGGTGGCCTAGCAGTATGGAGTACGTTTGGTGCTTTGTTGCTTTGTAGCTTAAAATGGGATTATGGTTTAAGAGTAGACTTGAACCATGATAATCCTTTACACATCCACACAATG GAGTGGTCTGCAGAAGGTTATCAGCTTTGGATGTTAAGAGAATCTCCAGGTCCTTCCTTGAccgaagaaaatggaaatgaagTAGCTAATTTAAGGCGTTCTTTGATACAGttagattttgtaaaaagtcCCTTGACGATCAATCCTTGCATG GGTCATCATggacatttatatttacaaggtGAAGATAGATTGTATTTAAACCTCGGTGGTGGAGTTTCTACAAACACGTCAACTTTTCATATTAGTAGTGAAATTCCTAATGATTCTATAACGCAAACACTTGCGGGTTGTAAGCAATGGCTAGTTGTTCCTATCCCTACTGCATATAGCGGCTCCAATTGGCCAATAAGA TACACTGCTATCGATAACGAAGGTATGAGCATAGCTGTAGCTGGACGGACAGGGTTAGCTCACTATTCTTTACCTACGCGTAAATGGAAACTTTTTGGTAATGAAACTCAAGAACGCGATTTTATCGTAACTGGAGGTTTATTATGGCATCAAGGTTTTTTAATAGCTAGTAGTTATTCGATATTAGACGATAAGGATGAAGTTAGAATATACCCACGCGATACGCGTTTGGACAACAATTATGTTAGAACTGTTAGAATGCCATCACAGGTGTTATTACTCAATACACTAAAAGATAGACTCTTGACGTTTTGTGCAAATGCTCAGATTAGCATTTATGACATGGTACTGGAAAGCAATAATG ATGCAGGAAGTATAGAATTAATAAGATTGCAGACTGTAGATGTTAGTGGACTTTGTGTTCATCCTGCTTGTGTTGTAAGTGCCACTTTAACTACTATACGTGCAGAAACGGCCGGAAGTCATCCACACCCTGAAAGTCTTTTGTTGAATGTATCTGGACGTCTTCTTATGGTCCAAAGAGAACATTGTACTGATAACCCAGAAGTT CTGTATACGTGTAGTGCTCCAACAGTATTAGCTTCTTACGTAGAAAATGTCTGGGTACCATGGAGATCAAGGAGAGATAAACCCCACTTAACAGAAGCACTGTGGTTATTTTGTGGTGCACATGGGATGCGTGTTTGGCTTCCTTTGTTTCCAAGAAATCACCAAGAAAAGGCACACACATTTATGAGCAAAAGGATAATGTTACCTTTTCACTTACGTATATATCCTTTGGCTATACTCTTCGAAGATGCTATTTTATTAGGAGCAGAAAATGATACAGTACTGTTTACTTCGGATACAAATTCTCCATTTTCATTACCTTTCAGTTTATTGGAGCTTACA agtCAAGTTTATCTTCACCAAATATTACGACAACTAATACACCGCAATCTGGGGTATCATGCTTGGGAAATTGCTCGTTCGTGTTCTTCACTACCATACTTCCCACATTCGTTAGAGCTTTTACTTCACGAAGTACTAGAAGAAGAAGCAACCAGCAAGGAACCAATCCCAGATGCTCAGCTACCCTCTGTAGTGGAATTCATTCGAGAATTTCCAGGTGTATGGGCTAGAGCAGTTGTACAGTGTGCTAGAAAAACGGAAATAGCACTTTGGCCTTATTTATTCTCTGTTGCTGGTCCCCCAAAGAAGCTATTGCAAGATTGTCTGCAACGCCAGCAACTCGATACTGCTGCTAGctacttaataattttacaaaacctAGAACCTTCTACCGTTAGCCGGCAACATGCTACATTATTATTAGACGCTGCTTTAGAACAGGGAAGATGGGAACTTTCAAAAGATCTCGTTCGGTTTCTCAGAGCGATTg ATCCAAATGACGTGGAATCTCCACGAACTTCGTGGGGAGGAACGTCAAAATTGGGAGTACCTCCGCAAACCTCCTCACCGCCCCTTTCACCCCACGAGGATGATTTATCCCTAGTATTAGGAACCATGCAAGTTTCGAGAAGTCGAAGTTATAGTACTACAGTAACACCGAAAGTACAATCAGACTCAGCCAAAGATATAGCTCCATCTTCAATGTTGGAAAAAACTAGAAATGTAGTTATGAGACGAAAGAAGTCTGTGTCTACGAGCACTTCTAAAGTTGAAAAAGCTGATAACAA AGAGGGTTCGGCAGAAGAGTTTTTTATTGACGTAATACTACAACGTCATGCTCGTCGATTACTCTCGGCGAAACGACTTTCAGATTTAGGCAGATTCGCCGCCAGATTAGACTTTCATTTAGTTACATGGTTTGGCAGAGAACGTGATAGAGCAGCAAAAATTGATGATTATGTTGCAGCGCTAAAAGCAACGCATGAGGATTTTGCATTTGCTTATCCTGTGCTATCACTTCCATCTTTGCAAAGATTTAGAAGATCTAGCCTTACGTCTCTACGTTCAATAAGATCAGTTAGTCTAGAAAGTCCCGAAGATGAACCATTGAATTCAAGTTTTGCGGTTGATTTGCCTGATAGCGGTTACACTAGTTTACCAAGTGGACGACCACCTTACACAACATTAATTTCACCCGTTGCTAGCTTAGAAACCCAGTTTCCCACTGCTGAAACTAAGATGACAGCAAATATGTTGCAcg ATGCTAATAGTGTTCTTAGCGACAGTAGTACCATTTGGAGAGATGATACAGAATCTATTGTTGGAACTGGAGTTGGAACAGTATGCTGGGTTTCGCCAGAACCAGTAGAACAAACAGAAGTTCATAATATCTCACCTTGTGCACCGATAAGTCGGGCGGAAGTACAACTTAGATatcttttacaattatttctggAAGGTGGTTGTTTAGGATGGGCTGCGGTACTAGCAACTATTTTACGTGATGCACCTGCTATGGCTAGAACTATCAGAGCAGCTCATGCACCTATGCAAACGTTCGattctgtaattaatttaagagaTGGTCTTCTTACGCTAACTAGATGGTCTCACTCTGAATG TTTGGGTTACAGACCATTTATGTCGGGCATCCAAgtacaaatttctttgttaaacAGACTAGTTGTAATTAAGCAACAGCAAGAACAAGAGCAGATCCCGGAGAGCCCTTCTCCAAGTCCAGCTCCATCAGCTGGCAGTAACCAACGAGGAAACTTAACTCGATCACGACACTCGTCTATTAGTCATGCTTCAACGACTGCTCCATTAGAAGAAGATCGATCCCACGAATTGTCACTAAATGTTGAAGAGGTAGCTTTTCGAAATAGTTATAGTAATCTCAATAGTGCGGAAAATACTTCTTCACAGTCTACATGTGTAATATCTTAA